One segment of Mycoplasma sp. E35C DNA contains the following:
- a CDS encoding NAD(P)/FAD-dependent oxidoreductase, protein MKTYDLLILGAGTSGMYCATYASMKGLSSAIIEMTDQIGGQPTHLYPFKKIYDFPTTNGILALDFIDQLYQQQKTYIKDGLITYYLNSLITDTKFNEDKNMFDIKISNNQEISAKKIIIATGNGGFEPIKLNEELIQNQDHQSIHYQIKDLSFYQDKKVIFLGGGDSAVELINQLADLKITKSLSIIHRNTKYRANQNLVDLINQKEINQYLNQDVVSINNNQINFVDKNNQNQTTLDFDYLVVQYGLKPIKSLACFDYLDQDFNNNFEVNDYQQTSDKNVYAIGLAANYNKRPNLIITGMNEAVVAIKHINDELNPYHRSTDYLLK, encoded by the coding sequence ATGAAGACTTACGATCTATTGATTTTAGGAGCTGGCACTAGTGGTATGTATTGTGCAACTTATGCTAGCATGAAAGGATTGAGTTCAGCAATCATTGAAATGACTGATCAGATTGGCGGTCAACCTACGCACTTATATCCATTTAAAAAGATTTATGATTTTCCCACAACTAATGGGATCTTAGCATTAGACTTCATTGACCAACTATACCAACAACAAAAAACCTATATTAAAGACGGTTTAATTACTTATTATTTAAATAGTTTAATCACTGACACTAAGTTTAATGAAGATAAGAATATGTTTGATATTAAAATATCAAACAACCAAGAAATTAGTGCTAAAAAAATCATTATTGCAACAGGTAATGGTGGTTTTGAACCAATTAAATTAAATGAAGAATTAATCCAAAATCAAGATCATCAATCAATTCATTACCAAATCAAAGATTTAAGTTTTTATCAAGATAAAAAAGTTATTTTTTTAGGCGGGGGAGATAGTGCGGTCGAATTAATTAACCAACTGGCTGATTTAAAAATAACCAAATCACTAAGCATCATTCACCGCAACACTAAATACAGAGCCAACCAAAATTTAGTTGATTTAATTAATCAAAAAGAGATTAACCAATACTTAAATCAAGATGTAGTATCAATTAACAATAATCAAATTAATTTTGTTGATAAGAATAATCAAAATCAAACAACACTTGATTTTGATTATTTAGTTGTCCAATATGGTTTAAAACCAATTAAGTCATTGGCTTGTTTTGATTATTTAGATCAGGATTTTAATAATAATTTCGAAGTTAATGATTACCAACAAACTTCTGATAAAAATGTTTATGCAATTGGTCTAGCTGCTAATTATAATAAACGCCCAAACCTAATTATTACAGGTATGAATGAAGCAGTTGTTGCCATCAAACATATTAATGATGAACTAAATCCTTATCATCGTTCAACTGATTATTTATTGAAATAA
- the grpE gene encoding nucleotide exchange factor GrpE: MNNQDKNMMDEFQEVEEMLDDQNNKEEAQETTTSQPQASSVNIANEKAQIKQILTDLLNFVQNSNNQKHKLQRVSELLTEQFLKLDKSFNNVDAYITDLDSRLELTNENFKKKIQDVEATAQKKINERIEELDKRKKEELEEAKKYAIEKSIDSAINIVDQLEIALDFASLDPAIKNYVSGFRMVLNSFINWLNTVNIHRLEIKPGDKFDEKYMSASDKISDPNYPADHVCKVMKSGYKLYDRVIRHAMVSVSDGVGYVGEVTDEANEPTAPVNSAQDQSAEIKQKPPISAPAAKPTAPQTLKQPTKSPTPPPQQAPAQKQASQQQPIRHQINKK; encoded by the coding sequence ATGAACAATCAAGATAAAAACATGATGGATGAATTCCAAGAAGTAGAAGAAATGTTAGACGACCAAAACAACAAAGAAGAAGCACAAGAAACAACAACTAGTCAACCACAAGCTTCTAGTGTTAATATTGCTAATGAAAAAGCACAAATTAAACAAATCTTAACTGATCTGTTGAACTTTGTTCAAAACTCAAATAATCAAAAACACAAATTACAACGTGTTAGCGAATTATTAACTGAACAATTCTTAAAATTAGATAAATCATTCAACAACGTTGATGCTTACATTACTGATTTAGATTCACGTTTAGAATTAACTAATGAAAACTTCAAAAAGAAGATTCAAGACGTTGAAGCAACAGCACAAAAAAAGATCAACGAACGTATCGAAGAATTAGATAAACGTAAAAAAGAAGAATTAGAAGAAGCAAAAAAATACGCAATTGAAAAATCAATTGACTCAGCAATTAACATCGTTGACCAATTAGAAATCGCATTAGATTTTGCTTCACTAGATCCAGCTATTAAAAACTATGTAAGTGGATTTAGAATGGTATTAAACTCATTTATTAACTGATTAAATACTGTTAATATTCACCGTCTAGAAATCAAACCTGGTGATAAGTTTGATGAAAAATACATGAGTGCTTCTGATAAAATCAGTGATCCAAACTACCCAGCTGATCATGTATGTAAAGTGATGAAATCAGGTTATAAATTATACGACCGTGTAATTCGTCATGCGATGGTTAGTGTATCTGATGGTGTTGGTTATGTTGGTGAAGTAACTGACGAAGCAAACGAACCAACAGCACCAGTGAATAGTGCGCAAGATCAATCAGCTGAAATTAAACAAAAACCACCAATCTCAGCTCCTGCTGCTAAACCAACAGCTCCACAAACATTAAAACAACCAACTAAATCACCAACTCCTCCACCACAACAAGCACCAGCTCAAAAACAAGCAAGCCAACAACAAC
- the topJ gene encoding terminal organelle assembly protein TopJ has translation MAEKRDYYEVLEIDRDADEREIKRAFRKLAKKYHPDTNQGDADAERLFKEVNEAYEVLSNEEKKARYDKYGHDGLDREGDLDIDPDIFNSFFDTINAADEFDDISFDDDWLDDDEDFGKKKKKKKKDKKGGFWAKSKEASKTIETEPEIIDVEAATTSADEPRLFDDTVEKVDETPSSGFDEKLFDDSEKPTETVEVSPEITSDIDLNEKLFDDNKETTEQTVQQDQEDEDMSWTRFIGDPDYGYYNDANEWIWEGYFDDDNNFISTRGEEEAILEQEESEVPDVQASSIEEVQPTQTTVEDDYVVTEQAQEELTTEPEVELSQEVQAEVTEEKPQTTTEAIEELIRQEEEAQKAAEQQEEQVVEEQQTASEEVQAQPTQEEQAEQVQAEESTVEQPTQVEEVIEAQQETQAQEEEQTEQAAPELEEVSDDDFDEANMPEIVDFSKKKNATSTLRSPFDLSFLIKNRTTQQTTSEVKQEEDKQEVKEQPKVQAPEIKTTEQVEQPTAEQTEFTTEQLAAQQATPTQEEKEVQEVSQEQSTKQQTQEQTESEQPISESTDEVKLQTEQQPVEQPSSDQPQEEVQPEVEKAKPKVSAPQTKVKEIPIVTVDFSNLQEIKFELAEIKPEKVPAKSEANWPQEYNLVEPVAFEKNWYEEESADDLEELLQEQATLEIKEEAQPTNQQVEKKDDEIKIEEAIIEEELQETKQKELINELKQSDNQQEDWQLVEEQNQKALDKVVEVESLEANRAINAQINQSEEQRREEEFKALFGEEEDNKKSTSFDTKEEDDFLSIEDLLGEDNQVQANKNDNATDIIIENNDDNIIVSDENNYEVVDDNKEFINITEPTIVNSNLNLNDNLINQIESDDAIKEQSDDHKVYEQTDYDPLQQPVRPMHTSIDQAYDYSIKLLRKQAGVKMEDNDNSKNLAKAINDLSNFKSRLLRRLGENETNQATGKKYQEPNLIQIERLNEINVIKEVEVHQVLLFNNAIKRIKYTRHTPCNHCSATGIDLTANEPYRLCPACRNVEGNVESCAVCNRYGKLIRIACKNCLGKSYTNEAITLDIKLPITSQLNISVNYPGFGHIFPNNLKGDLTVIFKVIPSNFFTIKNNDIHVKALVDPMLASIGGIIKVPTINKLINVRIPPGTKAGDQVIIKDMGLEARYDFETRSHFDKGSLVIHVVYADINKTNDGSLSLEEVAKLPNLQVEHFNKLALREIKELKYNQQELQQEQQNWNFQSDSSTPIKEQVEQQANQQQQQTLAFNRVLNTIKDIKTLDDIRKIREKANKK, from the coding sequence ATGGCAGAAAAGCGCGATTATTACGAAGTATTAGAGATAGACAGAGACGCAGATGAACGAGAAATAAAGCGCGCGTTTAGAAAGCTGGCTAAAAAATATCACCCTGACACAAACCAAGGGGATGCTGACGCTGAACGACTGTTTAAAGAAGTAAATGAAGCGTATGAAGTGCTTTCAAATGAAGAAAAGAAGGCACGATACGATAAGTATGGTCATGATGGTTTAGATCGTGAAGGTGATCTAGATATTGACCCTGATATTTTTAATTCGTTCTTTGATACGATTAATGCCGCTGACGAATTTGATGACATCTCATTTGACGATGATTGATTAGATGATGATGAAGACTTTGGCAAAAAGAAGAAAAAGAAGAAAAAAGACAAAAAGGGTGGGTTCTGAGCCAAGTCAAAAGAAGCGTCAAAAACAATTGAAACTGAACCAGAAATCATTGATGTGGAAGCAGCTACTACTAGTGCTGATGAACCACGTCTGTTTGACGATACTGTTGAAAAAGTTGATGAAACACCATCATCAGGCTTTGATGAAAAACTATTTGATGATAGTGAAAAACCAACTGAAACAGTTGAAGTATCACCAGAAATAACTAGTGATATTGATCTAAATGAAAAACTGTTTGATGATAATAAAGAAACAACAGAACAAACAGTTCAACAAGATCAAGAAGATGAAGACATGTCATGGACACGCTTTATTGGTGATCCTGATTATGGTTATTATAATGATGCCAACGAATGAATTTGAGAAGGTTATTTCGATGATGATAATAACTTCATTTCAACTCGTGGTGAAGAAGAAGCAATCCTTGAACAAGAAGAATCAGAAGTTCCAGATGTTCAAGCATCTTCTATTGAAGAAGTTCAACCAACACAAACAACAGTTGAAGATGATTATGTGGTAACTGAACAAGCGCAAGAAGAATTAACAACTGAACCAGAAGTTGAACTAAGCCAAGAAGTTCAAGCTGAAGTTACAGAAGAAAAACCACAAACAACAACTGAAGCGATTGAAGAATTAATTCGTCAAGAAGAAGAAGCACAAAAAGCAGCTGAACAACAAGAAGAACAAGTTGTTGAAGAACAACAAACTGCTAGTGAAGAAGTTCAAGCGCAACCAACCCAAGAAGAACAAGCTGAACAAGTTCAGGCAGAAGAATCAACAGTTGAACAACCAACACAAGTTGAAGAAGTAATTGAAGCACAACAAGAAACTCAAGCACAAGAAGAAGAACAAACTGAACAAGCAGCGCCAGAATTAGAAGAAGTCAGTGATGATGACTTTGACGAAGCCAACATGCCTGAAATTGTTGACTTCTCTAAGAAGAAAAATGCTACTTCAACTTTACGCAGTCCGTTTGATCTATCATTCTTAATTAAAAACCGCACAACTCAACAAACAACTTCTGAAGTTAAACAAGAAGAAGATAAACAAGAAGTTAAAGAACAACCAAAAGTTCAAGCTCCAGAAATTAAAACTACTGAACAAGTTGAACAACCAACAGCTGAACAAACTGAATTCACAACTGAACAATTAGCTGCACAACAAGCAACACCAACACAAGAAGAAAAAGAAGTTCAAGAAGTTTCACAAGAACAATCAACTAAACAACAAACGCAAGAACAAACTGAATCAGAACAACCAATTTCTGAGTCAACTGATGAAGTTAAACTTCAAACTGAACAGCAACCAGTTGAACAACCAAGTTCAGATCAACCACAAGAAGAAGTTCAACCAGAAGTTGAAAAAGCTAAACCAAAAGTTTCAGCACCACAAACTAAGGTTAAAGAAATTCCAATCGTTACTGTTGATTTTTCTAATTTACAAGAAATTAAGTTTGAACTGGCTGAAATTAAACCAGAAAAAGTTCCAGCTAAATCAGAAGCTAACTGACCACAAGAATATAACCTAGTTGAACCTGTTGCTTTTGAAAAGAATTGGTATGAAGAAGAAAGTGCTGATGATCTAGAAGAATTACTACAAGAACAAGCAACACTAGAAATTAAAGAAGAAGCACAACCAACTAATCAACAAGTCGAAAAAAAAGACGACGAGATCAAAATCGAAGAAGCAATCATCGAAGAAGAGCTTCAAGAAACAAAACAAAAAGAATTAATCAACGAATTAAAACAATCAGATAACCAACAAGAAGACTGGCAATTAGTAGAAGAGCAAAACCAAAAAGCCCTTGATAAGGTTGTTGAAGTTGAATCGTTAGAAGCTAACCGTGCAATAAACGCTCAAATTAATCAATCAGAAGAACAACGTAGAGAAGAAGAATTCAAAGCGTTATTTGGTGAAGAAGAAGATAATAAAAAATCAACTTCTTTTGATACCAAAGAAGAAGACGACTTCTTATCAATTGAAGATCTATTAGGCGAAGATAATCAAGTTCAAGCTAATAAGAATGATAATGCAACCGACATTATCATTGAAAACAACGATGATAACATCATCGTTAGTGATGAAAACAATTACGAAGTTGTTGATGATAATAAAGAATTTATCAACATCACAGAACCAACGATCGTCAATTCAAACCTAAACTTAAACGATAACTTAATCAATCAAATTGAAAGTGATGATGCGATTAAAGAACAAAGTGACGATCATAAAGTATATGAACAAACTGATTATGACCCTTTACAACAACCAGTTCGCCCAATGCACACATCAATTGATCAAGCATATGATTACAGCATTAAGTTGTTGCGAAAACAAGCAGGTGTAAAAATGGAAGATAACGATAATTCGAAAAACCTTGCCAAAGCAATTAATGATTTAAGCAATTTCAAATCAAGATTATTAAGACGCTTGGGTGAAAATGAAACAAATCAAGCTACTGGCAAGAAATATCAAGAACCGAACTTAATTCAAATTGAACGCTTAAACGAAATTAATGTCATTAAAGAAGTTGAAGTGCATCAAGTGTTACTATTCAACAATGCAATTAAGCGTATCAAATATACTCGCCACACTCCATGTAATCATTGTTCAGCAACAGGAATTGATCTAACTGCTAATGAACCATACAGATTATGTCCAGCATGTCGTAATGTTGAAGGTAATGTTGAATCGTGTGCTGTATGTAACCGTTATGGTAAGTTAATCAGAATTGCATGTAAGAACTGTTTAGGTAAATCATATACAAATGAAGCGATTACATTAGATATCAAACTACCAATCACTTCACAACTAAATATCTCAGTAAACTACCCAGGTTTTGGTCATATCTTCCCGAACAATCTAAAAGGTGATCTAACAGTTATCTTTAAAGTTATTCCATCAAACTTCTTTACAATCAAAAACAACGACATTCACGTTAAAGCATTAGTTGATCCGATGTTAGCTTCAATTGGTGGTATTATCAAAGTTCCGACAATCAACAAACTGATTAATGTAAGAATACCACCTGGCACAAAAGCTGGTGATCAAGTAATCATTAAAGACATGGGTCTAGAAGCTCGATATGACTTTGAAACTCGATCACACTTTGACAAAGGATCATTAGTAATTCACGTTGTATATGCAGATATCAATAAGACTAACGATGGTTCATTAAGTCTTGAAGAAGTGGCAAAACTACCAAACTTACAAGTTGAGCACTTCAACAAGTTAGCCCTTCGTGAAATTAAAGAATTAAAATACAACCAACAAGAATTACAACAAGAACAACAAAACTGAAACTTCCAATCAGACAGTTCAACTCCAATTAAAGAACAAGTTGAACAACAAGCTAACCAACAGCAACAACAAACCTTAGCATTCAATCGTGTGCTAAACACCATCAAAGACATTAAGACACTAGATGACATTAGAAAGATTCGTGAGAAGGCTAACAAAAAGTAG
- a CDS encoding MIP/aquaporin family protein — protein MDYVYEFWMRSFSEFLGIALLILLGNGVVAAVSFKRMSANQPGKYVLVAFAWGLAVFLGALVSSSLNGYGHLNPALTLMDIIVSSKKEVIIDNSIYTLAVAAFNVSYTRAYIIVFFVFLMFQLSGAMFGQIVLNFINFKFLKDKENDIFTIRNMHCTTPVYKNKEDKATIFNFAYELVGTMVLLGVILALGSNVFGNIQLGKLEGVAVFFLVSAIGMSLGAATGYAINPARDFGPRIIYWLTIKKFRKDDVVAKFANWNYAWVPVLAPLVAGIIVGIFGIIK, from the coding sequence ATGGACTATGTATATGAATTCTGAATGCGTTCGTTTTCAGAATTTTTAGGAATTGCTTTATTAATCTTATTAGGTAATGGTGTAGTGGCTGCGGTTAGTTTTAAAAGAATGTCAGCTAACCAACCAGGTAAGTATGTTTTAGTGGCATTTGCCTGAGGACTTGCAGTATTTTTAGGGGCATTAGTTTCATCATCACTGAATGGTTATGGACATTTAAATCCAGCACTAACATTGATGGATATTATTGTTAGTTCTAAAAAAGAAGTGATTATAGATAATTCAATTTATACGTTAGCAGTAGCAGCATTTAATGTTAGTTATACCCGTGCTTATATTATTGTTTTCTTTGTTTTTTTAATGTTTCAACTATCTGGCGCAATGTTTGGTCAGATCGTTTTAAATTTCATTAACTTTAAGTTTTTAAAAGATAAAGAAAATGATATTTTCACGATCAGAAATATGCATTGCACTACTCCTGTTTATAAGAATAAAGAAGATAAAGCTACGATTTTTAACTTTGCTTATGAACTAGTTGGCACCATGGTTTTATTAGGTGTTATTTTAGCTCTTGGTTCTAATGTTTTTGGCAATATTCAACTTGGTAAATTAGAAGGTGTGGCCGTATTTTTCTTAGTATCAGCAATCGGTATGTCACTAGGAGCAGCAACAGGTTATGCGATCAATCCAGCCCGTGATTTTGGTCCAAGAATTATTTATTGATTAACGATTAAAAAATTCAGAAAGGATGATGTGGTGGCTAAGTTTGCTAATTGAAATTATGCATGAGTTCCTGTATTAGCACCGTTGGTTGCAGGTATTATTGTTGGAATATTCGGAATTATTAAATAA
- the glpO gene encoding type 2 glycerol-3-phosphate oxidase translates to MKQKYDVVIIGGGIIGSVIAYQLAKYNLKTVLLEKNPVFADETTRGNSGVIHGGFDPDPHKIEARLNVLGNKMWREEIFKHLDFPRAQVDSLILAFNDDEMDDVHMLYERGLTNGVLKEDMQILNTQQVLKKEPNINHNVKGALLCTSSWAIDPVKATLAFLGAAQQNGTELRKNANVTKIKYSNDQFEITINNNELITSKNIINAAGHYADKIAELANYPDFKQTTRRGEYRILDRSLNGIVNSICFMVPTIHGKGVVVAPMLDGHVLVGPTAEEGIDKQDTRLITEAKFKYIGEIGKKIIPSLDMSKTIMTLAGSRPIDIKTNDFVIGYAKQNNHFINAAGMQSPAIASAPAIALEIEELLRKNDTKLDLNKNYNPNFKIFY, encoded by the coding sequence ATGAAACAAAAATATGATGTAGTTATTATTGGTGGTGGAATTATTGGTTCTGTAATTGCTTATCAATTAGCAAAATATAATTTAAAGACTGTTTTATTAGAAAAAAATCCTGTGTTTGCTGACGAAACAACAAGGGGAAATTCTGGAGTAATTCATGGTGGATTTGATCCAGATCCACATAAAATTGAAGCTAGACTTAATGTTTTAGGTAATAAGATGTGAAGAGAAGAAATCTTCAAACATCTAGATTTTCCAAGAGCACAAGTTGATTCATTAATTCTTGCTTTTAATGATGATGAAATGGATGATGTTCATATGCTATATGAACGTGGGTTGACTAATGGCGTGCTTAAAGAAGATATGCAAATTCTAAACACTCAACAAGTCTTAAAGAAAGAACCTAACATTAATCATAATGTTAAAGGTGCTTTGCTATGCACTTCATCATGAGCAATTGATCCAGTAAAAGCAACATTAGCATTTTTAGGCGCAGCACAACAAAATGGAACTGAGTTAAGAAAAAATGCTAATGTGACAAAGATAAAATATAGCAACGATCAATTTGAAATCACAATTAATAATAATGAACTAATTACTTCAAAAAATATTATTAATGCCGCTGGTCATTATGCTGATAAGATTGCTGAATTAGCTAATTATCCTGACTTTAAACAAACAACAAGAAGGGGTGAATATCGGATTTTAGATCGTTCATTGAACGGTATTGTTAATTCAATTTGTTTTATGGTGCCAACCATTCACGGTAAGGGTGTAGTTGTTGCTCCAATGTTAGATGGTCATGTTCTAGTTGGTCCAACTGCAGAAGAAGGTATTGATAAACAAGACACAAGATTAATAACAGAAGCTAAGTTTAAATACATTGGTGAAATTGGCAAAAAAATTATCCCATCACTTGATATGTCAAAAACAATTATGACCTTAGCTGGATCTCGTCCAATTGATATTAAAACTAATGATTTTGTTATTGGTTATGCAAAACAAAATAATCACTTTATTAATGCTGCTGGAATGCAATCACCAGCTATTGCATCTGCACCCGCTATTGCACTAGAAATTGAAGAATTACTGCGTAAAAATGATACAAAATTAGATTTAAACAAAAATTATAATCCAAACTTTAAGATCTTTTATTAA
- the glpK gene encoding glycerol kinase GlpK has product MSNKKYIMSLDSGTTSCRTLIIDQKGEIVSVCQSEFTQFFPHSGWVEHDPIEIWTTQLGTMQSAKNQAEIHTSEIAAIGITNQRETIVMWDKETGLPVYNAIVWQDRRTSEYCDELIKQGHEKMISEKTGLIINPYFSGTKIRWILQNAEAAKKKLAQNKLLCGTIDTWLIWKLTEGKVHATDVTNASRTMLFNIHTLEWDQEILDLLEIPRSILPEVKSSSELYGYSEPRFLSQRSEHKVPISGVAGDQQAALFGQLCTDVGMVKNTYGTGCFALINTGTKAIQSKNRLLTTIAWRIKNQPTIYALEGSVFIAGSAIKWLRDSIKILYSASECDFYCDLAEQQEEQNVYIVPSFTGLGAPYWDSYSRGAIFGLERGTKREHIIKATVEAIAYQSYDLLKAMEKDLEQNIKVLRVNGGASNSNYLMQFQSSICNLDVERPISVETTALGAAFFAGLAVNYWNSLDEIKKIYKVEKTFKPCLNQAEINKKIKGWNEAVKRTLSWTKSIE; this is encoded by the coding sequence ATGAGCAATAAAAAATATATCATGTCATTAGATTCTGGGACTACTTCATGTAGAACCTTAATCATTGATCAAAAGGGTGAAATTGTTTCAGTTTGTCAATCTGAATTTACGCAATTTTTTCCACATTCTGGTTGGGTAGAACATGACCCAATTGAAATCTGAACAACACAATTAGGAACGATGCAATCTGCTAAAAATCAAGCAGAAATTCATACCAGTGAAATTGCAGCAATCGGGATTACTAATCAACGTGAAACAATTGTGATGTGAGATAAAGAAACTGGTTTACCAGTTTATAATGCGATTGTTTGACAAGATAGAAGAACCAGTGAGTATTGTGATGAACTAATCAAACAAGGCCATGAAAAGATGATTAGTGAAAAAACTGGTTTAATTATTAACCCATATTTTAGTGGAACTAAAATTAGATGAATTTTACAAAACGCCGAAGCAGCTAAGAAAAAGTTAGCTCAGAATAAATTATTATGCGGAACGATTGATACTTGATTAATTTGAAAACTAACCGAAGGTAAAGTTCATGCTACCGATGTTACTAATGCATCTAGAACGATGCTATTTAACATTCACACATTAGAATGAGATCAAGAAATCTTAGATTTATTAGAAATTCCAAGATCAATTCTTCCAGAGGTTAAATCTTCATCTGAACTATATGGTTATAGTGAACCAAGATTTTTATCACAACGATCAGAACACAAAGTGCCAATCTCTGGTGTAGCTGGTGATCAACAAGCAGCATTATTCGGACAATTATGCACTGATGTTGGTATGGTTAAAAACACTTATGGCACAGGTTGTTTTGCTTTAATCAACACAGGAACAAAAGCGATCCAATCTAAAAATAGGTTATTAACTACAATTGCTTGAAGAATTAAAAATCAACCAACAATTTATGCTCTTGAAGGTTCAGTGTTTATTGCTGGTTCTGCAATTAAATGATTAAGAGATTCAATCAAAATTTTATACAGCGCTTCTGAGTGTGATTTTTATTGTGATCTAGCAGAACAACAAGAAGAACAAAATGTTTATATTGTTCCTTCATTTACTGGTTTAGGTGCTCCTTATTGAGACTCATATTCAAGAGGTGCTATCTTTGGTTTAGAACGTGGCACAAAAAGAGAACACATCATCAAAGCTACAGTAGAAGCCATTGCTTATCAATCTTATGATTTACTAAAAGCTATGGAAAAAGATTTAGAACAAAACATTAAAGTTCTAAGGGTTAATGGTGGTGCTAGTAATTCTAACTATTTAATGCAATTTCAATCATCAATTTGTAATCTAGATGTTGAACGTCCAATTAGTGTAGAAACAACAGCACTAGGTGCAGCATTTTTTGCAGGTTTAGCCGTAAATTATTGAAATTCTCTTGATGAGATTAAGAAAATTTATAAGGTTGAAAAAACCTTTAAACCCTGCTTAAATCAAGCTGAAATTAATAAGAAAATTAAAGGTTGAAACGAAGCTGTTAAAAGAACGCTTAGTTGAACTAAAAGTATTGAATAA
- a CDS encoding alpha/beta fold hydrolase, with protein MQQKIELLSYEQKIKRSKYNAVFVHGFSSSHARHTEIFKAFKNDQINYYTFDLPGHGNNLLLDQDNKKQLKLELFSDLVVDFINQKQLDNVILIGHSMGGGICSVVNYLIPNKIKALILEAPLNPSIYSFDKKRIVDSLKSFGFKSSLQKLSDEQTTNDQISLFSWLKKIYKDNKEKLPLFFNLLSTNAKQLLTNAYSALNNKPVLLIFGENDAVIPPHKSIEFISKFTNKLTTRIIDEAAHLPHLINKSLYYHFIKEFIDKLMIE; from the coding sequence ATGCAACAAAAAATTGAACTATTAAGTTATGAACAAAAAATTAAGCGTTCTAAATATAATGCTGTTTTTGTTCATGGTTTTAGTTCATCACATGCCAGACATACTGAAATCTTTAAAGCATTTAAGAATGATCAAATCAATTATTACACCTTTGATCTGCCTGGACATGGAAATAACCTTTTATTAGATCAGGATAATAAAAAACAATTAAAGCTAGAATTATTCAGCGATCTAGTTGTTGATTTTATTAATCAAAAACAACTAGATAACGTAATATTAATTGGTCATTCCATGGGTGGTGGGATTTGTAGTGTTGTTAATTATTTAATTCCCAACAAAATCAAAGCATTAATTCTTGAAGCTCCCTTGAATCCATCAATCTATAGTTTTGATAAAAAAAGAATTGTTGATTCTTTAAAATCATTTGGATTCAAATCATCCTTACAAAAACTGAGTGATGAACAAACAACTAACGATCAAATTTCTTTATTTAGTTGGCTTAAAAAGATCTATAAGGATAATAAAGAAAAACTACCGTTGTTTTTTAATCTCTTATCAACTAATGCCAAACAATTGCTAACCAATGCTTATAGTGCGTTAAACAACAAACCCGTATTATTGATTTTTGGAGAAAATGATGCAGTAATCCCACCCCATAAATCAATTGAATTTATTAGTAAATTTACCAATAAACTCACAACCAGAATTATTGATGAAGCAGCTCATTTACCCCATCTAATTAATAAGTCACTTTATTATCACTTTATTAAAGAATTTATTGATAAGCTAATGATTGAATAA